One Syntrophorhabdaceae bacterium genomic window carries:
- a CDS encoding zinc ribbon domain-containing protein: protein MPIYEYQCNACKKVSSFLLLRVTEEVEPYCKRCGNKYVTRILSGISVLKGEEKRIERLLDPSGFSGLDGGDPGSIEKIVKRLGGELGGEIGEDFGDYVNEGYS, encoded by the coding sequence CAACGCCTGTAAAAAGGTCTCCTCTTTTCTGCTTTTGAGGGTCACAGAGGAGGTCGAGCCTTATTGTAAGCGTTGCGGAAATAAATACGTCACAAGGATCCTGTCCGGGATATCTGTCCTTAAGGGCGAAGAAAAACGAATTGAACGCCTTCTTGACCCTTCAGGGTTTTCCGGCCTTGACGGGGGCGATCCGGGGAGCATTGAAAAGATCGTGAAAAGATTGGGCGGGGAACTGGGGGGCGAGATCGGTGAGGACTTCGGAGATTACGTTAACGAAGGATATTCTTAA
- a CDS encoding L-threonylcarbamoyladenylate synthase — MIVEWDPARPRKKITGMIKEVLSGGGIIAYPTDTVYGMGCDLFNIKAIRKLYLSKRLDNKRGLSVICRDFKDISNYAVMSDPAFELLKVCLPGPYTFVLKARKIMPKLLMTDKKEVGIRIPDHPVPIALAELIERPIINTSVRISGEEVLTDPRQIEKNFKDTVDIVIDGGIVMSRPSTVIRLLDDAIEVLREGKGSLKNILR; from the coding sequence ATGATCGTTGAATGGGATCCGGCGAGACCAAGGAAGAAGATAACGGGGATGATAAAAGAAGTGCTGAGCGGTGGCGGGATTATTGCATACCCAACAGACACTGTTTACGGAATGGGGTGTGACCTCTTTAATATCAAGGCGATCAGGAAGCTCTATCTGAGCAAGAGACTTGACAACAAAAGGGGATTAAGTGTTATATGCAGGGATTTCAAGGATATCAGCAACTATGCCGTAATGAGCGACCCCGCCTTTGAATTGTTGAAGGTGTGTCTGCCGGGACCCTACACCTTTGTGCTGAAGGCAAGAAAGATTATGCCGAAACTCCTTATGACCGACAAGAAAGAGGTTGGCATCAGGATCCCCGACCACCCCGTCCCCATAGCCCTTGCCGAATTGATCGAGAGGCCCATTATAAACACAAGCGTAAGGATCTCGGGCGAAGAGGTCCTCACCGACCCGAGACAGATTGAGAAAAACTTTAAAGACACCGTTGATATCGTGATTGACGGGGGAATCGTGATGAGTCGCCCGTCTACGGTGATCAGACTGCTGGACGATGCCATAGAAGTGCTAAGGGAGGGAAAGGGGTCGCTTAAGAATATCCTTCGTTAA